Proteins from a single region of Haloterrigena alkaliphila:
- a CDS encoding sodium-dependent transporter produces MARESWASRAGFILAAVGSAIGLGNIWRFPWMTAENGGSAFLLVYLLIVLGVGVPGLLAAFVIGRRSNRNPVGAFKSLAGSRVWTALGALCVVTSIMLMSFYSVVAGWILRYFLESATGAYFATPEAHFAAISYGAEAFGYQFAVLAATALIVTAGIRRGIEATTKVMMPGIAVLLVGLAVWATQQPGAAQGYEFYLGFDGAYLAANFLSVLGSAAGQALFTLSIGSGTMITYASYVDDDRSLPLDASAIAVLNLGIGIVAGLVVFPLLFSFAAGPTEGGPGALFVGIAGAFASLPGGRLLGAVFFLVVLLAALTSLISMLEIPVSFLVDEFDLERSTATRGLFVLVTLTGGVNAFSPAVFTLFADHLVDLFLVLGLTGFMLYTAWVLGPAAIDEYRNGAGPISRPLAIPWRYAIGTLFPTFLLFTFYADVTALLGLSVGTGLLAVAALLTLVAFVLVARRSVSENRPHSSDNAD; encoded by the coding sequence ATGGCACGTGAGAGCTGGGCGAGCCGCGCCGGATTCATTCTCGCTGCGGTCGGCAGCGCGATCGGGCTGGGGAACATCTGGCGGTTTCCGTGGATGACCGCGGAGAACGGCGGAAGCGCCTTTCTGCTGGTATATCTGCTCATCGTCCTCGGCGTCGGAGTACCGGGATTGCTGGCCGCGTTCGTGATCGGCCGGCGGTCGAACAGAAACCCGGTCGGTGCGTTCAAATCGCTCGCCGGATCGCGCGTTTGGACGGCGCTGGGCGCGCTCTGTGTGGTCACCTCGATCATGCTGATGTCGTTCTACAGCGTCGTCGCCGGCTGGATCCTTCGCTACTTCCTCGAGAGTGCGACGGGCGCCTATTTCGCGACTCCCGAGGCCCACTTCGCGGCGATCAGCTACGGCGCCGAAGCGTTCGGCTACCAGTTCGCCGTCCTCGCGGCCACGGCGCTGATCGTCACCGCCGGGATCAGACGCGGCATCGAGGCGACGACGAAGGTGATGATGCCCGGCATCGCCGTGTTGCTCGTCGGGCTCGCGGTCTGGGCGACCCAACAGCCCGGTGCCGCGCAGGGGTACGAGTTCTACCTCGGATTCGACGGCGCCTACCTCGCGGCGAACTTCCTGTCGGTGCTGGGGTCGGCCGCCGGTCAGGCGCTGTTCACCCTCTCGATCGGCAGCGGAACGATGATCACCTACGCGTCCTACGTCGACGACGACCGCTCGCTGCCCCTCGACGCCTCCGCCATCGCCGTGCTCAATCTCGGCATCGGTATCGTGGCCGGACTCGTGGTGTTCCCGCTGCTGTTTTCGTTTGCGGCGGGCCCAACCGAGGGCGGTCCCGGCGCCCTGTTCGTCGGTATCGCCGGCGCGTTCGCGAGCCTGCCCGGCGGGCGCCTCCTCGGCGCGGTCTTCTTCCTCGTCGTCCTCCTCGCAGCCCTGACGAGCCTGATCAGCATGCTCGAGATTCCGGTCTCGTTCCTGGTCGACGAGTTCGACCTCGAGCGGTCGACGGCGACCCGGGGACTGTTCGTGCTGGTCACGCTCACCGGCGGCGTCAATGCGTTCAGCCCTGCAGTGTTCACGTTGTTCGCGGACCACCTCGTCGATCTGTTTCTGGTACTCGGCCTGACCGGATTCATGCTGTACACGGCCTGGGTGCTCGGCCCGGCCGCGATCGACGAGTACCGCAACGGTGCGGGACCGATATCGCGTCCGCTCGCGATTCCGTGGCGGTACGCGATCGGGACCCTCTTCCCGACGTTCCTGCTCTTTACGTTCTACGCCGACGTCACGGCCCTGCTTGGTCTCTCGGTGGGAACGGGACTGTTAGCGGTCGCGGCGCTGCTGACGCTGGTGGCGTTCGTGTTGGTGGCCCGCCGCTCCGTCTCCGAGAACCGTCCCCACTCGAGCGACAACGCGGACTGA
- a CDS encoding IclR family transcriptional regulator, whose translation MESGGNDGRSIKSNETLFAIVEGLKETGGAGVTELADRLGLAKSTVHKHLVTLERNRYAVKEDGQYRLGLQFFNTGVHVRNGYEVYHAAKDRIDRLAAETDEAAWLIVHENGMGMFVYGVPHNESFSFDSTIGTWVYLHANSAGKAILAHLPEAEVESVIDRHGLPAQTENTITDRETLYDELEAIRERGYAMNFQEDLRGLHAIATPIIRDGRPVAAVTIAGAANRLTNDRIEDDLYEALLEAVDDIELRLVYG comes from the coding sequence ATGGAAAGCGGCGGGAACGATGGACGATCCATCAAATCGAACGAGACGCTGTTCGCCATCGTCGAAGGCCTGAAGGAAACCGGCGGCGCGGGCGTGACCGAACTCGCGGATCGACTCGGTCTGGCCAAGAGTACCGTCCACAAACACCTCGTGACCCTCGAGCGCAACAGATACGCCGTCAAGGAGGACGGCCAGTATCGGCTCGGACTCCAGTTCTTCAACACCGGGGTCCACGTTCGAAACGGGTACGAGGTCTACCACGCCGCGAAGGATCGCATCGATCGGCTGGCCGCGGAGACCGACGAGGCGGCGTGGCTCATCGTCCACGAGAACGGCATGGGGATGTTCGTCTACGGGGTTCCACACAACGAGTCGTTCTCCTTCGATTCGACGATCGGGACGTGGGTCTATCTCCACGCGAACTCGGCCGGGAAGGCGATTCTGGCACACCTTCCCGAGGCGGAGGTGGAGTCGGTGATCGACCGTCACGGCCTTCCGGCCCAGACCGAAAATACGATCACCGACCGCGAGACGCTGTACGACGAACTCGAGGCGATTCGCGAGCGCGGGTACGCGATGAACTTCCAGGAGGACCTGCGCGGACTCCACGCCATCGCGACGCCGATCATCAGGGACGGGCGACCGGTCGCCGCCGTCACGATCGCCGGCGCCGCGAACCGCCTCACGAACGACCGGATCGAAGACGACCTCTACGAGGCGCTGCTCGAGGCGGTCGACGACATCGAACTCCGCCTCGTCTACGGGTAA
- a CDS encoding 3-hydroxyacyl-CoA dehydrogenase/enoyl-CoA hydratase family protein, whose translation MSLDTVQRVAVLGAGSMGHGIAEIAAIGGYDVTMRDIEEEIVQDGYDDIEWSVEKLEEKGQIDESAETVLERIETTTDLADAVSDADLVIEAVPEQMSIKEDTFSTVDEHAPDHAILASNTSSLSISDIASATDRPDQVVGLHFFNPPVKMDLIEVTYGEATTDETAEIAYEWAESIDKQPIYVRKDVHGFVVNTVLVPFMEEAAWMLSNDETTVQEADASMVYERGYPMGPFELNDFGGIDIAYHFRDESGQPVPPAIAEKVENDNLGKKSGKGFYDYEEGDGVDYGPEDAGNYDTLRTEAVMINKAAWLVGNDVATPDAIDLGCRLGGSFPEGMCRRGDRIGLEVVLEKLEDLHDEYGEERYEPADYLVELVEEGWTGEDAGKGFYDYRVDPPYHYINWEVDDDGVLAIELDRQERMNSMSDDMFMEIDRLLSDVDVDDVACVVFEGAGDKAFSSGADITGFTADDPAEIMDVDEMFQTVYEFPRPTVAKIDGFCLGAGIELALACDIRVATEDSTIGTPETNLGVIPGGGATQRLVRLVGEAKTKEMVFRGMQFDAAQAEEWGIVNYAVSDTDELEDQVGEIVDDLVSGPPVALKAAKRVINDGPEASLEAALAMEKQAFAVLATTDDMLEGVTAFRQNREPQFEGE comes from the coding sequence ATGAGCCTTGACACCGTGCAGCGAGTAGCAGTGCTAGGAGCCGGGAGCATGGGCCACGGTATCGCGGAGATCGCCGCGATCGGTGGCTACGACGTCACGATGCGTGACATCGAGGAGGAGATCGTTCAGGACGGGTACGACGACATCGAGTGGAGCGTCGAGAAACTCGAGGAGAAGGGCCAGATCGACGAGTCCGCCGAGACCGTCCTCGAGCGGATCGAGACGACGACGGACCTCGCCGACGCCGTCTCGGACGCGGACCTGGTCATCGAGGCCGTCCCCGAACAGATGTCGATCAAGGAGGACACGTTCTCGACGGTCGACGAGCACGCGCCCGATCACGCGATCTTGGCGTCGAACACCTCGAGCCTCTCGATCTCGGACATCGCGTCGGCGACCGATCGACCCGATCAGGTGGTCGGCCTCCACTTCTTCAACCCGCCGGTGAAGATGGACCTGATCGAGGTGACCTACGGCGAGGCGACGACCGACGAAACCGCGGAGATCGCCTACGAGTGGGCCGAGTCGATCGACAAGCAGCCGATCTACGTCCGCAAGGACGTCCACGGCTTCGTCGTCAACACCGTCCTCGTCCCGTTCATGGAGGAAGCCGCCTGGATGCTCTCGAACGACGAGACGACGGTCCAGGAGGCCGACGCCAGCATGGTCTACGAGCGGGGGTACCCGATGGGGCCGTTCGAACTCAACGACTTCGGCGGGATCGACATCGCGTACCACTTCCGCGACGAGTCCGGCCAGCCGGTTCCCCCGGCCATCGCCGAGAAGGTCGAGAACGACAATCTGGGGAAGAAGAGCGGCAAAGGGTTCTACGACTACGAGGAGGGTGACGGCGTCGACTACGGTCCCGAAGACGCGGGCAACTACGACACCCTCCGGACGGAGGCGGTGATGATCAACAAGGCCGCGTGGCTCGTCGGCAACGACGTCGCGACGCCCGACGCGATCGACCTCGGCTGTCGCCTCGGCGGGAGCTTCCCTGAAGGGATGTGCCGCCGCGGCGACCGCATCGGTCTCGAGGTCGTCCTCGAGAAACTCGAGGACCTTCACGACGAGTACGGCGAAGAGCGCTACGAGCCCGCCGACTACCTCGTCGAACTCGTCGAGGAGGGATGGACGGGCGAGGACGCCGGCAAGGGCTTCTACGACTACCGTGTGGACCCGCCGTACCACTACATCAACTGGGAGGTCGACGACGACGGCGTCCTCGCGATCGAACTCGACCGCCAGGAGCGGATGAACTCGATGTCCGACGACATGTTCATGGAGATCGATCGACTGCTCTCGGACGTCGACGTCGACGACGTCGCCTGCGTCGTCTTCGAGGGCGCCGGCGACAAGGCGTTCAGTTCCGGCGCGGACATCACGGGCTTCACGGCCGACGACCCCGCCGAGATCATGGACGTCGACGAGATGTTCCAGACGGTCTACGAGTTCCCCCGGCCGACGGTCGCGAAGATCGACGGCTTCTGTCTGGGCGCCGGCATCGAACTCGCGCTGGCCTGCGACATTCGCGTCGCGACCGAGGACTCGACCATCGGGACGCCCGAGACGAACCTCGGCGTGATCCCCGGCGGCGGCGCGACCCAGCGCCTCGTCCGCCTCGTCGGCGAAGCGAAGACGAAGGAGATGGTCTTCCGCGGCATGCAGTTCGACGCCGCTCAGGCCGAAGAGTGGGGCATCGTCAACTACGCCGTCTCCGATACTGACGAACTCGAGGATCAGGTCGGCGAGATCGTCGACGACCTCGTCTCGGGTCCGCCGGTCGCGCTCAAGGCCGCCAAGCGAGTGATCAACGACGGCCCCGAGGCCAGTCTCGAGGCGGCGCTGGCGATGGAGAAGCAGGCGTTCGCCGTGCTGGCGACGACCGACGACATGCTCGAGGGCGTGACGGCGTTCAGACAGAACCGCGAACCGCAGTTCGAGGGTGAGTGA
- a CDS encoding thiolase family protein, giving the protein MSASTRNVAIVGGGHADWGERDATWKDLAQEGGKATFDAVPDVGPEDIEGLFVGAVQPERFAYQSHVAPMVAELLGIEVTEMTARTELACASGQAALRYAWLAIAAGQLDTALVLGVEKMNLGRDYVPEMQGSMANVLDREFDGVNGLAAPPFFAWYAQRHMHEHGTTREQLSLVAAKNKSNAAKTDFAQYRKEIDPEDVLESPEIAPPLHLFDCSGITDGAAGVILMSEEKARDVTDTAAWITGSGQSSMAGNSINNLPSFSGWPQARNASQNAYEQAGIEDPLEEIDIAEIHDCFSISEIIEYEELGFCERGEGGQFIEDGRSHLDGDVAVNPRGGLLGCGHPLGATGVSQALEVTQQFQGEVSSERQVEDPETGLIHNLSGSGSVHSVMTLARDPQ; this is encoded by the coding sequence GTGAGCGCTTCGACGCGAAACGTCGCGATCGTCGGCGGCGGGCACGCGGACTGGGGTGAACGGGACGCCACCTGGAAGGACCTCGCCCAGGAGGGCGGGAAAGCGACGTTCGACGCCGTCCCCGACGTCGGCCCCGAGGATATCGAGGGGCTGTTCGTCGGCGCCGTGCAACCGGAACGATTCGCCTACCAGTCCCACGTCGCCCCGATGGTGGCCGAACTGCTGGGCATCGAGGTTACCGAGATGACCGCCCGGACGGAACTGGCCTGTGCCAGCGGACAGGCCGCGCTGCGGTACGCGTGGCTGGCGATCGCCGCGGGCCAACTCGACACCGCGCTCGTGCTCGGCGTCGAGAAGATGAACCTCGGCCGCGATTACGTTCCCGAGATGCAGGGATCGATGGCGAACGTCCTCGATCGGGAGTTCGACGGCGTCAACGGGCTGGCCGCGCCGCCCTTCTTCGCGTGGTACGCCCAGCGCCACATGCACGAACACGGGACGACCCGCGAGCAACTCTCGCTGGTCGCGGCGAAGAACAAGAGCAACGCCGCCAAAACCGACTTCGCCCAGTACCGAAAGGAGATCGACCCTGAGGACGTCCTCGAGTCGCCCGAGATCGCGCCGCCGCTGCACCTCTTCGACTGCAGCGGGATCACCGACGGCGCCGCGGGCGTGATCCTGATGAGCGAGGAGAAGGCCCGCGACGTGACCGACACCGCGGCCTGGATCACCGGCAGCGGCCAGTCCTCGATGGCGGGCAACTCGATCAACAACCTGCCGTCGTTCTCCGGCTGGCCGCAGGCCCGGAACGCGTCGCAGAACGCCTACGAGCAGGCCGGTATCGAGGACCCGCTCGAGGAGATCGACATCGCGGAGATCCACGACTGCTTCTCGATCAGCGAGATCATCGAGTACGAGGAACTGGGCTTCTGCGAGCGCGGCGAGGGCGGCCAGTTCATCGAGGACGGCCGCAGCCACCTCGACGGCGACGTGGCGGTCAACCCCCGCGGCGGCCTGCTGGGCTGTGGCCACCCGCTGGGCGCGACCGGCGTCTCGCAGGCCCTCGAAGTAACGCAGCAGTTCCAGGGCGAGGTATCGAGCGAGAGACAGGTAGAGGACCCGGAGACCGGCCTCATCCACAACCTCAGCGGGAGCGGGTCGGTCCACAGCGTGATGACGCTCGCGAGGGATCCACAATGA
- a CDS encoding Zn-ribbon domain-containing OB-fold protein, producing the protein MSDTTDSNGGEGERERVSVPKEIELPRLLDFYELQTEDHTKIHEFYDNLRDGRLTTTQCTDCDAVHYPPRIVCPECTGDDLEYVDLPHEGELFAFSEVRGGLPMGLAEHDVPFVVGVVDLGPVQLSARIDDASYSDLEIGDPVSLKIVEIDGPVDEERVFYRFEPTDVDEGDSR; encoded by the coding sequence ATGAGCGATACGACAGATTCGAACGGCGGAGAGGGAGAGCGAGAGCGCGTCTCGGTGCCGAAAGAGATCGAGCTGCCCCGACTGCTCGACTTCTACGAGCTCCAGACCGAAGATCACACGAAGATCCACGAGTTCTACGACAACCTCCGGGACGGCCGGTTGACGACGACGCAGTGTACCGACTGCGACGCGGTCCACTACCCGCCCCGCATCGTCTGCCCCGAGTGTACGGGCGACGATCTCGAGTACGTGGACCTCCCCCACGAGGGCGAACTGTTCGCGTTCTCGGAAGTGCGGGGCGGCCTCCCGATGGGGCTTGCCGAACACGACGTGCCGTTCGTCGTCGGGGTCGTCGATCTGGGCCCGGTGCAGTTGTCGGCGCGGATCGACGACGCCTCGTACAGCGACCTCGAGATCGGGGATCCGGTCTCGCTGAAGATCGTCGAAATCGACGGCCCGGTCGACGAGGAGCGGGTTTTTTATCGGTTCGAGCCGACCGATGTTGACGAAGGTGACTCTCGATGA
- a CDS encoding long-chain-fatty-acid--CoA ligase, protein MKDYELTLQVMLERATDLFGHKEIVSELPDGTTHRYTYDDAYDRIGQLANALDELGVDDGSRVSVMAINHYRHYELYFGPACSGRSIHMTNHMLPDEHLVEIVNEAEDEVVFVDPQFVETVEGVADDLETVEHYVVLDDEVPETDLEPVVAYEDLLADQDTDYDWPTIDEDDEAGICYTSGTTGLPKGAAYSHRDLYLHTLTHGHVDVFEIGENDAVMPVVPMYHVNGWGLPYSATLSGSKLILPGPKTGAEEIAEVIDREEVTVTAAVTTVWLEMAEFYDERDDVELESLDRVLIGGTSPPEWLMEKFDKEIDAPIHQGYGMTEAAPHLVNTMTTTEVAALPESERYQQQMKPGIPAPGVQIRLRDTSGEPVPHDGESTGEIQARSPWLIDEYYARPDETEASFTDDGWFKTGDVGTIDEYGYLEVVDRLDDVIKSGGEWISSLELENELMSHDDVEEATVINVEHTKWDERPVAYVVQRGDLTEDELNEHLLERFPKWWLPDEIVFCESIPKTTTGKFDKKTLRDRFEQEHGILSADE, encoded by the coding sequence ATGAAGGACTACGAACTCACGCTGCAGGTCATGCTCGAGCGGGCCACTGACCTGTTCGGCCACAAGGAGATCGTCTCGGAACTGCCCGACGGCACGACCCACCGGTACACGTACGACGACGCCTACGACCGGATCGGGCAGCTGGCGAACGCCCTCGACGAGCTCGGCGTCGACGACGGCTCGCGCGTGTCGGTGATGGCGATCAACCACTACCGCCACTACGAACTGTACTTCGGTCCCGCCTGCAGCGGCCGGAGCATCCACATGACGAACCACATGCTCCCGGACGAGCACCTCGTCGAGATCGTCAACGAGGCCGAGGACGAGGTCGTCTTCGTCGATCCCCAGTTCGTCGAGACCGTCGAGGGCGTCGCCGACGACCTCGAGACGGTAGAGCACTACGTCGTGCTCGACGACGAAGTGCCCGAGACGGACCTCGAGCCGGTCGTCGCCTACGAGGACCTGCTGGCGGACCAGGACACCGACTACGACTGGCCAACCATCGACGAGGACGACGAGGCGGGGATCTGCTACACCTCCGGGACGACGGGGCTCCCGAAGGGGGCCGCTTACTCCCACCGGGACCTCTACCTTCACACGCTCACGCACGGCCACGTCGACGTCTTCGAGATCGGCGAGAACGACGCCGTGATGCCCGTCGTTCCGATGTACCACGTCAACGGCTGGGGGCTGCCCTACAGCGCGACGCTGTCCGGCTCGAAGCTGATCCTGCCGGGTCCCAAGACCGGCGCCGAGGAGATCGCCGAAGTCATCGACCGCGAGGAGGTGACCGTCACCGCCGCGGTGACGACGGTCTGGCTCGAGATGGCCGAGTTCTACGACGAGCGCGACGACGTCGAACTCGAGAGCCTCGACCGGGTTCTCATCGGGGGCACGTCGCCGCCCGAGTGGCTCATGGAGAAATTCGACAAGGAGATCGACGCGCCGATCCACCAGGGGTACGGCATGACCGAGGCCGCCCCGCACCTCGTCAACACGATGACGACGACCGAGGTGGCCGCCCTCCCGGAGAGCGAGCGCTACCAACAGCAGATGAAGCCCGGCATTCCGGCACCCGGCGTCCAGATCCGTCTACGGGATACGAGCGGCGAGCCGGTCCCCCACGACGGCGAGTCGACCGGCGAGATTCAGGCCCGCTCACCCTGGCTCATCGACGAGTACTACGCGCGCCCGGACGAGACCGAGGCGTCGTTCACCGACGACGGCTGGTTCAAGACCGGCGACGTCGGCACCATCGACGAGTACGGCTACCTCGAGGTCGTCGACCGCCTCGACGACGTCATCAAGAGCGGCGGCGAGTGGATCTCGTCGCTGGAACTCGAGAACGAGTTGATGTCCCACGACGACGTCGAGGAGGCGACCGTGATCAACGTCGAACATACGAAGTGGGACGAGCGACCCGTCGCCTACGTCGTCCAGCGCGGCGACCTCACCGAGGACGAGCTGAACGAGCACCTCCTCGAGCGGTTCCCCAAGTGGTGGCTCCCCGACGAGATCGTCTTCTGCGAGTCGATCCCCAAGACGACGACCGGCAAGTTCGACAAGAAGACGCTCCGGGACCGGTTCGAGCAGGAGCACGGGATCCTATCGGCTGACGAGTAA
- a CDS encoding alpha/beta hydrolase — MTTHDKRNGTTRRSVLRRLGIAGSAIALSTGSAAGTPATPSKEIVRHENLTYAERPDVDHEDHSDGELRLDLYLPDQRKPHPAPVVVYIHGGQWLYGDKADPAEVPMFEHFARQGFAVASIEYRFATEATFPAQIRDVNTAIRWLRARADDYGLDAENVATWGTSAGAHLAALAGVTNDVDEFEGDGPANHSSDVQAAVSWYGIMALDRMRETAHPDSPYEYEHDEAPESLLVGETVGENPETGRYASPLEYVTDDDPPLLLYHGNDDHIVGYGQSELLFERAREICHDTTFYELHGLGHSSGDVFSALGDSPPAEATARTVQCTPSDDGPRERVRDGPIASLTDMERFLRRNLRS; from the coding sequence ATGACTACTCACGATAAGAGAAACGGAACGACTCGGAGATCGGTACTTCGAAGACTCGGTATCGCTGGGTCGGCGATCGCACTGTCGACTGGCAGTGCAGCGGGTACACCGGCCACGCCTTCGAAGGAGATCGTACGCCACGAGAACCTCACGTACGCCGAACGGCCGGACGTCGATCACGAGGACCACAGCGACGGCGAACTTCGGCTCGACCTGTATCTCCCCGATCAACGGAAGCCACACCCGGCACCGGTAGTCGTCTACATTCACGGTGGGCAATGGCTCTACGGGGACAAGGCCGATCCGGCAGAGGTACCGATGTTCGAACACTTCGCACGGCAAGGGTTCGCCGTTGCGAGCATCGAGTACCGGTTTGCGACGGAGGCGACGTTCCCTGCGCAAATTCGCGACGTCAACACCGCTATCCGGTGGCTCCGCGCCCGTGCTGACGACTACGGCCTCGACGCGGAGAACGTCGCTACCTGGGGGACGTCCGCAGGCGCCCATCTCGCCGCCCTCGCCGGGGTGACGAACGATGTCGACGAATTCGAGGGCGATGGGCCCGCCAATCACTCGAGCGATGTCCAAGCCGCCGTCTCCTGGTACGGGATCATGGCCCTCGACCGGATGCGGGAAACGGCCCACCCGGACAGCCCGTACGAGTACGAACACGACGAGGCCCCGGAATCGCTTCTGGTAGGGGAGACCGTCGGCGAAAATCCCGAAACCGGCCGGTACGCCAGCCCGCTCGAGTACGTGACCGACGACGACCCGCCGCTCCTCCTCTATCACGGGAACGACGATCACATCGTCGGATACGGACAGAGCGAATTGCTGTTCGAGCGGGCTCGCGAGATCTGTCACGACACCACGTTCTACGAACTTCACGGCCTCGGGCATAGCTCCGGAGACGTCTTTTCGGCGTTAGGCGACAGCCCGCCGGCCGAAGCGACCGCGAGAACGGTGCAGTGTACTCCCTCCGATGACGGCCCGCGAGAACGGGTGAGAGACGGCCCGATCGCCTCCCTCACGGACATGGAACGGTTCCTCCGTCGCAACCTGCGGAGCTGA
- a CDS encoding branched-chain amino acid ABC transporter permease encodes MVDIVSIAANTVILGSLYALIAMGFTLVFGVAGQANLAHGGTITIGAFTAWYVAGFGYGIWIGLVAAIAAGALFHALLYRVFVSHIEDGINVLILTLLAGLVVEYVLEAAIGTQSRSVPQLLGGSTSLAGVSFLYNNLLIFALSWVFIIGLFVFVNYTKVGQAIIATSMNEKGAALLGIRTDRITLLTWTVAGVLAGSAGVLYGSYRAASYDMGLTPLILAFAIVILGGIGSIRGSVIAAYIIGFLEVFTTSAISPRLGGMSAFIVIVLVLLAKPTGLYGRELPT; translated from the coding sequence ATGGTCGACATCGTTAGCATCGCCGCGAACACGGTGATTCTCGGATCGCTGTACGCCCTCATCGCGATGGGATTCACCCTCGTCTTCGGCGTCGCGGGACAGGCCAACCTCGCACACGGCGGGACGATCACGATCGGTGCGTTTACCGCCTGGTACGTCGCCGGCTTCGGCTACGGCATCTGGATCGGTCTCGTCGCCGCGATCGCGGCGGGTGCGCTGTTTCACGCCCTGCTGTATCGCGTCTTCGTGAGCCACATCGAGGACGGCATAAACGTCCTGATCCTCACGCTGCTCGCCGGACTCGTCGTCGAGTACGTCCTCGAGGCGGCGATCGGCACCCAGTCGCGGTCCGTCCCGCAACTGCTCGGTGGAAGTACGTCGCTCGCCGGCGTCTCCTTTCTCTACAACAATCTGCTAATATTCGCACTCTCGTGGGTGTTCATCATCGGGCTCTTCGTGTTCGTCAACTACACGAAAGTCGGACAGGCGATCATCGCCACGAGCATGAACGAGAAGGGCGCCGCGCTCCTGGGCATCAGGACCGATCGCATCACGCTGCTCACCTGGACCGTCGCCGGCGTCCTGGCCGGCTCCGCCGGCGTCCTCTACGGGTCGTACCGAGCGGCCTCCTACGACATGGGGCTCACGCCGCTCATCCTGGCGTTCGCCATCGTCATTCTCGGCGGGATCGGCTCGATCCGCGGCAGCGTCATCGCCGCCTATATCATCGGTTTCCTCGAGGTGTTCACGACGTCGGCCATCTCGCCGCGCCTCGGCGGGATGTCGGCGTTTATCGTGATCGTCCTCGTCTTACTGGCGAAGCCGACCGGGCTCTACGGGCGCGAGCTGCCGACCTGA
- a CDS encoding ABC transporter substrate-binding protein has protein sequence MNRRQFVGLAGIGATASVAGCLGIGGSDSSGGGITIGSLAFKPESAPQGTAQKQAAELAVQELNDDGGVLGEDVELLVENTQGEAETASNRYVELVYEQEVDVTTGVFRTEVMKGIMSDIAEHETIHMSGGHTSPEIAEMLAEDYETYKYQFRPYGNATRWIASIADMAGHMNEQGEWDRIALLNEEFDWTQSFTQVLPGLLEEQGLEVVFNERYPASTENFTPFFDGIESEEADAVVMGQAHTAAPALVQWRNEEREFAVCGQISQIVDPGSYERFDGTPQYAISNAPAVHTAELSEKTKPFAESYYEEFGVYPNDAFAYATYDGLKMWADVVEQVESTDAADIVPALAEASFEGTRGTIEFNGKDHEYPHDAKFGEDYLRRVNFQWQDTDGEGLQQVIHPEDLSTSDYRRPSWF, from the coding sequence ATGAACAGGCGACAGTTCGTCGGACTGGCCGGTATCGGCGCGACCGCGTCCGTCGCCGGCTGTCTCGGTATCGGTGGCTCGGATAGCAGCGGTGGCGGCATTACGATCGGCTCGCTCGCGTTCAAGCCGGAGAGCGCACCGCAGGGAACGGCCCAGAAACAGGCCGCCGAACTGGCCGTCCAAGAACTCAACGACGACGGCGGCGTCCTCGGCGAGGACGTCGAACTGCTCGTCGAGAACACGCAGGGCGAGGCGGAAACGGCCAGTAATCGATACGTCGAACTCGTGTACGAGCAGGAGGTCGACGTGACGACCGGGGTGTTCAGAACGGAGGTAATGAAGGGGATCATGTCCGATATCGCCGAACACGAGACGATCCACATGAGCGGCGGCCACACCTCGCCGGAGATCGCCGAGATGCTCGCCGAGGACTACGAGACGTACAAGTACCAGTTCCGGCCGTACGGGAACGCGACCCGCTGGATCGCGTCGATCGCTGACATGGCCGGACACATGAACGAGCAGGGCGAGTGGGACCGGATCGCGCTGCTCAACGAGGAGTTCGACTGGACCCAGTCGTTCACGCAGGTCCTCCCGGGCCTGCTCGAGGAGCAGGGACTCGAGGTCGTGTTCAACGAGCGGTATCCGGCCAGCACCGAGAACTTCACGCCGTTCTTCGACGGCATCGAGTCCGAAGAGGCCGACGCCGTCGTCATGGGGCAGGCACACACCGCCGCCCCGGCGCTGGTCCAGTGGCGAAACGAGGAACGCGAGTTCGCCGTCTGCGGACAGATCTCCCAGATCGTCGACCCCGGATCGTACGAGCGATTCGACGGGACGCCCCAGTACGCGATCAGCAACGCGCCCGCGGTCCACACCGCGGAGCTCTCCGAGAAGACGAAACCGTTCGCCGAGAGCTACTACGAGGAGTTCGGCGTCTACCCCAACGACGCCTTCGCGTACGCGACCTACGACGGCCTCAAGATGTGGGCCGACGTCGTCGAACAGGTTGAGTCGACGGACGCGGCGGACATCGTTCCGGCACTGGCCGAGGCGAGCTTCGAGGGAACGCGCGGGACGATCGAGTTCAACGGGAAAGATCACGAGTACCCGCACGACGCGAAGTTCGGCGAGGACTACCTTCGGCGAGTCAACTTCCAGTGGCAGGACACCGACGGCGAGGGACTGCAGCAGGTCATCCATCCGGAGGACCTGTCCACGTCGGACTACCGTCGCCCCTCGTGGTTCTGA